A window from Desulfuromonadaceae bacterium encodes these proteins:
- a CDS encoding restriction endonuclease subunit S, whose translation MSAEWPLKTLKECATWYSGGTPRKSNPDFWNGSIPWISAKSLTEFFIQDSEDKVSELGALNGTRLMPVETILFIVRGMSLKKEFRVGITSRPVTFNQDLKALVAREEILPLYLAYAIKSRTNEILGMVGEAGHGTGVLPTDRIESLLIPVPEIEEQKRIVHVIKTLDDKIELNRQINQTLEQIAQTIFKSWFVDFEPVKAKIEAKAANRDPEHAAMCAISGKLEPELDQLPPAQYQQLAATAALFPDKLMESEMGLVPVGWEVKSLAEMVHLTGGGTPKRSNTEFWGGDIPWFSVQDAPADGDVFIVDTEEKITKVGLEKSSTRILPVGATIISARGTVGRLALIGVEMAMNQSCYGIGGAEGIGPYFNYFNLKDTVGTLQQNTHGAVFDTITRQTFGTVSCVRPTKLMLEEFENILAPLMKMICSNVHERRTLSTLRDTLLPKLLSGELRPASISSAERGTFPPCDASKRLKLWS comes from the coding sequence ATGAGTGCTGAGTGGCCGCTAAAAACGTTAAAGGAATGCGCCACTTGGTATTCTGGGGGTACTCCAAGGAAATCAAATCCAGACTTTTGGAATGGGTCGATACCGTGGATTAGCGCAAAGAGCCTTACTGAGTTTTTTATTCAAGATTCGGAGGACAAGGTTTCAGAGCTGGGTGCATTGAACGGAACCCGATTGATGCCTGTCGAAACGATTCTGTTTATCGTTCGTGGGATGAGTCTGAAAAAAGAGTTCCGAGTAGGAATAACTAGCCGTCCCGTTACCTTCAATCAAGATTTGAAAGCATTGGTCGCTCGCGAAGAAATACTGCCTCTATACCTCGCGTACGCAATAAAATCTCGGACAAATGAGATTTTAGGGATGGTCGGCGAGGCTGGGCATGGCACAGGCGTGCTGCCAACAGACAGAATAGAAAGCTTGCTGATACCTGTACCGGAAATTGAAGAACAAAAGCGAATTGTTCACGTTATAAAAACGTTGGACGATAAAATCGAACTCAACCGTCAAATCAACCAAACCCTCGAACAGATCGCCCAGACCATCTTCAAAAGCTGGTTTGTCGATTTCGAGCCAGTCAAAGCCAAGATCGAAGCCAAAGCCGCAAACCGCGACCCGGAACACGCCGCCATGTGCGCCATCAGCGGCAAACTTGAGCCCGAACTCGATCAGCTTCCCCCCGCGCAATACCAACAACTCGCCGCCACCGCCGCCCTGTTTCCCGATAAGCTGATGGAGTCGGAGATGGGGTTAGTGCCGGTGGGGTGGGAGGTGAAGTCTCTAGCCGAGATGGTTCATTTGACTGGTGGCGGCACACCAAAACGATCGAATACTGAGTTTTGGGGCGGGGATATTCCGTGGTTCTCTGTGCAGGATGCCCCTGCAGATGGTGACGTATTTATCGTTGATACCGAGGAGAAGATCACGAAGGTTGGTTTGGAAAAAAGCTCCACACGGATTTTGCCGGTTGGTGCTACGATAATATCGGCTAGGGGAACGGTCGGTCGGCTTGCTCTGATTGGTGTTGAAATGGCTATGAATCAGTCATGTTATGGGATAGGCGGTGCAGAAGGAATAGGTCCATATTTCAATTACTTCAATCTTAAAGACACAGTGGGCACTCTTCAGCAAAATACGCACGGTGCTGTTTTCGACACAATCACTCGTCAGACCTTTGGAACGGTTTCATGCGTCAGACCAACAAAGTTGATGCTGGAAGAGTTTGAAAATATCCTGGCCCCGCTTATGAAGATGATTTGCAGTAATGTTCATGAGCGTAGAACTCTCTCCACCCTCCGCGACACCCTGCTCCCCAAGTTGCTGAGCGGCGAACTGCGACCCGCTTCAATCTCCTCTGCTGAAAGGGGCACATTTCCCCCGTGTGACGCAAGCAAAAGGTTGAAACTATGGTCCTGA
- a CDS encoding type I restriction-modification system subunit M, translating into MSAQKFLQELEKKLWTAADKLRSTLDAAQYKHAVLGLLFVKYVSDAFDIRRQELIAQFKDADNDYYLDLADYASDADYQLEIAAELEIRDYYTEKNVFWVPQLARWETLQNHSKLPPGTEITIKNGKETVYTMRSVGRLIDDALEAIEKDNPKLKGVLNKQYGRLQIDQAKLGELIDLIATIPFIHESLQAKDILGHVYEYFLGQFALAEGKKGGQFYTPKSIVTLIVEMLQPYQGRVYDPAMGSGGFFVQSEQFIKEHGGKLGNVSIYGQEYNHTTWQLAAMNMVIRGLDFNFGKEPANTFTNDQHPDLRADTIMANPPFNMKEWDIGVKDDDPRWQYGKPPSGNANFAWLQHMLYHLAPNGSLGLLLANGSMSSNTNTEGDIRRALVENDLVECMVALPGQLFTNTQIPACIWFLTRDKKTRGDKADRSGKVLFVDARNLGYMKDRVLRDFKPEDIAKVADTFHAWQKGIDPPQSPLLRRGEVDLVPPVQQGGSEPSEQGGWLSVEQGGAYQDIPGFCYSATLAEIQEYDFVLTPGRYVGAADEVEDGEPFAEKMARLTAQLQEQFARGSELEGEIKRNLAGLGYEC; encoded by the coding sequence ATGAGTGCCCAAAAGTTTTTACAGGAGCTTGAAAAGAAACTCTGGACCGCCGCCGACAAGCTGCGTTCCACCCTCGATGCGGCGCAGTACAAGCACGCCGTCCTCGGCCTGTTGTTCGTCAAATACGTCTCCGACGCCTTCGACATCCGCCGTCAGGAGTTGATCGCGCAGTTCAAGGATGCCGACAACGACTACTACCTCGACCTGGCTGACTACGCCAGCGATGCCGACTACCAGCTTGAGATCGCCGCCGAGCTGGAGATCCGCGACTACTACACCGAGAAGAACGTCTTCTGGGTGCCGCAGCTGGCGCGCTGGGAGACGCTGCAGAACCACTCCAAACTGCCACCCGGCACTGAAATTACGATTAAGAACGGCAAGGAGACCGTCTACACCATGCGCAGCGTCGGGCGGTTGATCGACGATGCGCTGGAGGCGATCGAGAAAGACAACCCCAAGCTCAAAGGGGTTCTGAATAAACAGTATGGCCGCTTGCAGATCGACCAGGCCAAACTCGGCGAGCTGATCGACCTGATCGCCACCATCCCTTTTATCCATGAATCGCTGCAGGCCAAGGATATCCTCGGCCATGTCTACGAATACTTCCTCGGCCAGTTCGCCCTCGCCGAAGGGAAGAAAGGCGGCCAATTCTATACCCCCAAATCGATCGTCACCCTCATCGTCGAGATGCTTCAGCCGTATCAGGGAAGGGTCTACGACCCGGCCATGGGTTCGGGCGGCTTCTTCGTGCAGAGCGAGCAGTTCATCAAAGAGCACGGCGGCAAGCTCGGCAACGTCTCCATCTACGGCCAGGAGTACAACCACACCACCTGGCAGCTGGCGGCGATGAACATGGTCATTCGCGGCCTCGATTTCAATTTCGGCAAGGAACCAGCCAACACCTTCACCAACGACCAACACCCTGACCTGCGCGCCGACACCATCATGGCCAATCCCCCCTTTAACATGAAGGAGTGGGACATCGGCGTGAAGGACGACGACCCGCGCTGGCAGTACGGCAAGCCACCATCCGGCAACGCCAACTTCGCCTGGCTACAGCACATGCTCTACCACCTCGCCCCAAACGGCTCCCTGGGCCTGCTGCTCGCCAACGGTTCGATGAGTTCCAACACCAACACCGAGGGGGATATCCGCCGGGCCTTGGTAGAGAATGATCTGGTCGAGTGCATGGTCGCCCTGCCGGGGCAGCTCTTCACCAACACCCAGATTCCCGCCTGCATCTGGTTTTTGACCCGCGATAAAAAGACGCGGGGGGATAAGGCAGACCGCAGCGGCAAGGTGCTTTTCGTCGATGCTCGCAACCTTGGCTACATGAAGGATCGCGTGCTGCGTGATTTCAAGCCGGAAGACATTGCCAAGGTGGCTGATACCTTTCATGCCTGGCAGAAAGGCATTGACCCCCCTCAGTCCCCCCTACTTCGCAGGGGGGAAGTTGACCTAGTCCCCCCTGTGCAACAGGGGGGAAGCGAGCCCAGCGAGCAGGGGGGTTGGTTGTCTGTGGAGCAGGGGGGTGCTTATCAAGACATCCCCGGCTTCTGCTATTCGGCCACGCTGGCGGAGATCCAAGAGTACGACTTCGTGCTGACACCGGGGCGCTATGTCGGCGCGGCGGACGAGGTGGAGGATGGCGAGCCGTTTGCCGAGAAGATGGCACGGTTGACGGCGCAGTTGCAGGAGCAGTTTGCGCGCGGTAGCGAGTTGGAAGGGGAGATCAAGCGGAATTTGGCGGGGCTTGGGTATGAGTGCTGA